A single window of Chloracidobacterium thermophilum B DNA harbors:
- the fmt gene encoding methionyl-tRNA formyltransferase, whose amino-acid sequence MRIVFMGTPDLAVPTLRRLHQDGHDLVAVVTQPDRPAGRGHRLQPPPVKVAAQELGLPVWQPTKIKTPDFHANLAALDADVGVVVAYGRILPPHLLETPRQGFLNVHFSLLPKYRGAAPVNWAIAHDEALTGVTVMYMDAGLDTGDIALQTECWIGREETAPELGARLAHLGAELLSDALRQLAEGQLPRRPQDATQATYAPLLKREDGWIDWSLPATAIAARIRAFQPFPGSHTYLAGRRVTFWRGQSVPLPAGEAASPGTLLAVTDNALLITCGQGTGLSAQELQLEGRARVSARDFANGLRLQPGACFMSPMPASLRTDSE is encoded by the coding sequence ATGCGCATTGTCTTTATGGGCACGCCTGATCTGGCCGTCCCAACCCTGCGGCGGCTGCACCAGGACGGGCATGACCTTGTGGCCGTGGTTACACAGCCCGACCGCCCGGCCGGGCGCGGCCACCGCCTGCAACCTCCGCCTGTCAAAGTGGCGGCCCAGGAACTGGGCCTGCCGGTCTGGCAGCCAACCAAAATCAAAACGCCGGACTTCCACGCCAACCTCGCGGCGCTCGACGCCGACGTGGGCGTGGTTGTGGCTTATGGGCGGATTCTGCCGCCGCACCTGCTGGAAACCCCACGGCAGGGTTTTCTGAACGTCCACTTCTCGCTGCTTCCGAAGTATCGCGGCGCAGCCCCGGTCAACTGGGCCATTGCCCACGACGAAGCCCTGACCGGCGTCACTGTGATGTATATGGACGCCGGGCTGGACACCGGCGACATTGCCCTTCAGACCGAGTGCTGGATTGGGCGCGAAGAAACGGCCCCGGAACTGGGCGCGCGCCTGGCGCACCTTGGCGCAGAACTGCTCAGTGACGCACTGCGACAACTGGCAGAAGGCCAGCTTCCCCGGCGTCCCCAGGACGCGACGCAGGCAACCTACGCCCCGCTGCTCAAACGTGAAGACGGCTGGATTGACTGGTCCCTTCCGGCCACAGCCATTGCCGCGCGCATCCGGGCGTTCCAGCCTTTTCCCGGCAGTCACACGTACCTTGCCGGCCGCCGTGTCACCTTCTGGCGCGGGCAGTCTGTGCCACTGCCGGCCGGGGAAGCCGCCTCACCCGGTACGCTGCTGGCCGTCACGGATAACGCGCTGCTCATTACCTGTGGGCAGGGCACGGGCCTGTCCGCACAGGAACTTCAGCTTGAAGGCCGGGCGCGGGTTTCGGCGCGGGACTTCGCCAATGGGTTGCGATTGCAACCGGGGGCATGTTT